The Zygosaccharomyces rouxii strain CBS732 chromosome G complete sequence genome contains a region encoding:
- the DUG2 gene encoding glutamine amidotransferase subunit DUG2 (similar to uniprot|P38149 Saccharomyces cerevisiae YBR281C Hypothetical ORF) translates to MSTPSPGLIHRWDHCFSILSIVTFPRKKLLFAGTQDSKILVFNLPTYNLVSTITLGDVQDTHTRSSVLCLERSSDEKYLFSGGADSLVRVWSVYDVDSLNSSIQVEEVATVYSLTDIGDIFSLRYLDTLDTLVFGCQNASLLFLDNIFDRILDSHGSHERNINKLPHRRYDKFFDSLGPSGRTGSPSPSRVAETSSNTIHKCASTELQMHRILEVPSENIINYAHHGFIYSICKLCLKCSTLLEDGKKHEHVHSHDYNKNSMAVSECIVSGGGDGISKMWFLSKNEKGAVSINSIAAELDNEDTVLSQAIEFPFLYCGLADGAVKIWDLSTKQLVSTLHTPQKHDVISISVYMDHIFAINESGTTLFYENEVVQWQPNQGKMLSSDIFARHDAPSEKQISFLTGANDGSLTLWDLSEVMHPSDWAKTEEFVQELRKQQIDSGEDQSFLNSEEMLETLRDLIAFQSVSQNPDTAQQLASRRCASHLQKLFVKFGASKAKLLPVKDGKNPVAFALFEGKNKNKKRVLWYGHYDVVSGNQHRWLTDPFSLTCENGFMKGRGVSDNKGPLVAALYSVVNLIQRDQLLNDVVFLVEGSEEIGSPGLAQACIENRDLIGQQIDWIFLSNSTWVDQENPCLNYGLRGVINAQITVGGEQPDRHSGIDGGLHKEPAADLIKLISKLQDEDGRVLIPGFYEPLKGLSEVDYQRLNKVVEFANMGKEVTVEDLITNWTKPSLSVTTMNISGPGNITVIPQSATIGVSIRLVPEQEVGKIEESLRKYLMQCFDRLSSGNHLEISIVNEAEAWLGDPTNHAYEVLKEALTFKWGKEPLLVREGGSIPCIRTLERLLAAPAVQIPCGQSTDNAHLDNENLRIENWTYMTEILSKVFNKL, encoded by the coding sequence ATGTCGACACCATCTCCAGGGTTAATTCACAGATGGGATCATTGTTTCTCAATACTTTCCATCGTCACCTTCCCTAGAAAGAAGTTATTATTTGCCGGTACCCAGGACTCCAAGATCTTGGTGTTTAACTTACCGACATACAATTTAGTGAGCACTATAACGCTTGGTGATGTCCAAGACACACATACAAGATCTAGTGTTTTATGTTTAGAGAGATCCAGCGACGAGAAATATCTTTTCTCTGGTGGCGCTGACTCATTGGTTAGAGTTTGGTCAGTTTACGATGTGGATTCCCTGAACAGTTCCATTCAAGTGGAAGAAGTAGCAACAGTTTACTCCTTGACAGATATTGGTGATATTTTCTCGCTAAGATATTTGGATACTTTAGATACTCTAGTATTTGGTTGTCAGAACGCAAgtcttttgtttttggaTAATATCTTTGATAGGATCCTTGATTCTCATGGTAGCCATGAGAGGAATATCAATAAATTACCTCACAGAAGATATGACAAATTTTTCGATTCATTGGGGCCTTCTGGTCGTACTGGGTCACCTTCTCCATCTCGAGTAGCTGAGACTTCTTCCAATACCATCCACAAATGTGCCTCTACAGAGCTTCAAATGCATAGAATTTTGGAAGTTCCATCAGAAAACATTATCAATTATGCTCACCATGGGTTTATTTATTCAATCTGCAAATTGTGTCTTAAATGCAGTACTCTTTTGGAAGACGGTAAAAAGCATGAACACGTCCATTCTCACGATTATAACAAGAATTCAATGGCCGTTTCGGAATGTATCGTTTCAGGaggtggtgatggtatTAGCAAAATGTGGTTTTTATcgaaaaatgaaaaaggaGCTGTTTCCATCAATTCCATTGCCGCCGAGTTAGATAACGAAGATACCGTATTATCTCAAGCCATTGAGTTCCCCTTCCTCTACTGTGGATTGGCAGATGGGGCAGTCAAAATTTGGGATCTCAGTACGAAACAACTTGTTTCGACTTTACATACACCTCAAAAACACGACGTTATTTCGATATCCGTGTACATGGATCACATCTTTGCCATTAATGAATCTGGTACCACTTTATTTTACGAAAATGAGGTTGTTCAATGGCAACCAAATCAAGGTAAGATGTTGAGTTCTGATATTTTTGCTAGACACGATGCACCATCTGAAAAGCAAATTAGCTTCCTAACTGGTGCGAATGATGGTTCACTGACGCTATGGGATCTCTCAGAAGTCATGCACCCATCAGATTGGGCCAAAACTGAAGAGTTTGTTCAAGAATTAAGGAAACAGCAAATTGATTCTGGGGAAGATCAAAGTTTCTTGAACAGCGAAGAGATGTTAGAAACCTTACGTGACCTAATAGCATTTCAATCAGTATCACAAAATCCTGATACTGCTCAACAATTAGCTTCCAGAAGATGTGCCTCTCATTTGCAAAAACTTTTCGTCAAATTTGGTGCTTCCAAGGCTAAATTATTACCGGTGAAAGATGGGAAGAATCCAGTTGCATTTGCCCTTTTCGAGGGaaaaaacaagaacaagaaaagagttTTGTGGTATGGTCATTACGATGTGGTCTCAGGAAATCAACATAGATGGCTTACTGATCCATTCTCACTAACATGTGAAAACGGATTTATGAAGGGAAGAGGTGTCAGCGACAACAAGGGTCCACTAGTTGCTGCCCTCTACTCAGTGGTAAATCTAATtcaaagagatcaattACTAAATGATGTGGTATTTTTAGTGGAAGGtagtgaagaaattggatcTCCAGGGCTTGCACAAGCTTGTATAGAGAACAGAGATCTCATAGGTCAACAAATCGACTGGATCTTTTTGAGTAACTCCACTTGGGTTGATCAAGAAAATCCATGTTTGAACTATGGTCTAAGAGGTGTTATAAATGCTCAAATAACTGTAGGGGGAGAACAACCCGATAGACATTCGGGTATCGATGGTGGCTTACATAAGGAACCTGCAGCtgatttgatcaaattaaTTTCGAAGTTGcaggatgaagatggtcGAGTTTTAATTCCTGGTTTCTATGAACCATTAAAAGGTCTTAGCGAGGTCGATTATCAACGTTTAAACAAAGTGGTAGAATTTGCTAATATGGGCAAAGAGGTTACCGTCGAGGATTTAATTACCAATTGGACCAAACCTTCATTGTCGGTAACTACCATGAATATAAGTGGGCCTGGTAACATTACCGTTATACCCCAATCTGCCACCATAGGTGTATCGATTAGATTGGTTCCTGAACAAGAAGTGGGCAAAATTGAAGAGTCACTAAGGAAATACCTAATGCAATGCTTCGACCGACTATCCTCAGGGAACCATCTAGAGATATCTATTGTCAATGAAGCGGAAGCCTGGCTAGGAGACCCAACAAACCACGCCTACGAGGTGCTAAAGGAGGCATTGACTTTTAAATGGGGCAAAGAACCCTTGCTTGTCAGAGAAGGTGGCTCCATCCCTTGCATAAGAACTTTGGAGAGGTTATTGGCTGCCCCAGCAGTTCAGATTCCATGCGGTCAATCCACAGATAATGCCCACTTGGATAACGAGAATCTGAGAATTGAAAACTGGACCTACATGACAGAAATCTTATCCAAAGTCTTCAATAAATTATAG
- the UTP18 gene encoding Utp18p (similar to uniprot|P40362 Saccharomyces cerevisiae YJL069C UTP18 Possible U3 snoRNP protein involved in maturation of pre-18S rRNA based on computational analysis of large-scale protein-protein interaction data), with the protein MSATIAANGTVQVDIPPPDEEEQLLSKLVFGDTSSFHDNLKDFDFELWNQEEEEDLEGDIDVAHESETEEESGEGADLEQVQDDQLFFVDDGEEQQSGAQDDDEDAMEVDEEEESAIGESDEEDDDEAWVDSDDERVAVSVVTTNKTKKLRESYKESSINGHDYVRRLRAQFEKIYPRPKWVEDVSEDELSGEDEDDDENKVINGDVNALFKILESTYTYKDTSHSKLLPSKNLDITRLKDGNASHVSRSAIQSLSFHPFKPLLLTGGYDRTLRLYHIDGKSNNMVTSVYLKGTPVQTCGFYVSLNQGPLQEQKILSGGRRRYMHSWDIQTSLLSSQNAHGSVAKIEKFSRLYGHEESQRSFEKFKVAHFYNSSTNQSHGIILLQGNNGWINILHATTGVWLMGCKINGVLVDFCIDYKPVTGNKFQTILIAVNSYSEVWEFNLTDSGKVLRRWKDDGGVGVTKIQVGGGTNSTHFFPTNSSKVRSNRWLAIGSDSGYVNVYDRSKDLSQPKPVAALDQLTTTISSLEFSPDGQILCMASRAVKDALRLVHLPTCTVFSNWPTSGTPFGKVTAVTFSPRGEMLAVGNEQGKVRLWKLNHY; encoded by the coding sequence ATGAGTGCTACTATTGCGGCAAATGGTACTGTACAAGTAGACATTCCACCACCggatgaagaggaacaattgctttcaaaattggtgTTTGGCGACACTTCTAGTTTCCATGAtaatttaaaagatttcGATTTTGAACTTTGGAATcaggaggaagaagaagatttagaaggTGATATTGACGTTGCTCATGAGAGTGAAACCGAAGAAGAGAGTGGTGAAGGTGCTGATCTCGAGCAAGTGCAAGACGATCAGCTGTTTTTTGTAGACGATGGTGAGGAGCAACAAAGTGGAGcacaagatgatgatgaagacgcAATGGAGgtcgatgaagaagaagaaagtgcTATCGGAGAgagtgatgaagaagatgatgatgaagcaTGGGTGGATTCCGATGATGAAAGAGTAGCGGTATCTGTAGTGACCACGAATAAGaccaaaaaattgagagaaTCTTATAAAGAATCATCGATAAATGGACATGATTACGTGCGTCGTTTGAGAGCCCAGTTTGAGAAAATTTATCCTCGTCCTAAATGGGTTGAAGATGtatctgaagatgaattatccggggaagatgaagatgacgatgagAATAAAGTAATTAATGGAGACGTTAATGCgcttttcaaaattttggaaagtaCTTACACATACAAGGATACTTCGCATTCTAAATTGCTACCGtctaaaaatttggatattACCAGATTAAAAGATGGGAATGCTTCGCACGTATCACGTTCAGCAATTCAATCATTGTCATTCCATCCATTTAAACCACTGTTATTGACCGGTGGTTACGATAGAACCCTAAGACTATACCACATTGATGGGAAAAGCAATAACATGGTAACAAGTGTATATTTGAAAGGTACCCCGGTGCAGACTTGCGGTTTTTACGTTTCATTAAACCAGGGTCCATtgcaagaacaaaaaattCTTTCTGGTGGTAGAAGACGTTACATGCATTCCTGGGATATTCAAACTTCATTATTATCGTCACAAAATGCACATGGATCTGTTGCTAAGATagagaaattttcaagattGTATGGTCATGAAGAGTCTCAGAGATCATTTGAGAAGTTCAAAGTTGCACATTTCTATAATTCATCCACTAATCAATCGCATGGTATCATTCTATTACAAGGTAATAACGGTTGGATTAATATTTTGCACGCTACTACAGGTGTATGGCTGATGGGTTGTAAGATCAACGGTGTGTTAGTAGATTTTTGCATCGATTATAAACCTGTAACAGGTAACAAATTCCAAACTATTCTAATTGCAGTCAACTCATACTCTGAAGTATGGGAATTCAATCTAACTGATTCTGGTAAAGTATTAAGGAGGTGGAAAGatgatggtggtgttggtgtAACAAAAATTCAAGTCGGTGGTGGAACAAACTCCACTCACTTTTTCCCcacaaattcatcaaaggTTAGATCTAATAGATGGTTGGCCATAGGAAGTGACAGCGGTTACGTCAACGTTTACGATAGAAGTAAAGATTTATCACAACCTAAACCAGTAGCAgcattggatcaattgacTACTACAATTTCATCGTTAGAATTTTCACCAGACGGACAAATTCTATGTATGGCATCTAGAGCCGTTAAAGATGCATTGCGTTTGGTACATTTGCCCACTTGTACAGTTTTCTCTAATTGGCCTACGAGCGGTACGCCATTTGGTAAAGTAACTGCAGTTACATTTTCACCTCGTGGTGAAATGTTGGCGGTTGGTAATGAACAAGGTAAAGTTAGACTATGGAAATTGAATCACTATTGA
- a CDS encoding uncharacterized protein (no similarity), whose product MDPFAYNKNLPNFKTPNDPALTLESNGTREIGSSFNNGDKDPTLFAIFDAPEHTLNTLNVFGNNELSLPLQEPQEKTEDFSNSYCTVPRSSAKLDDKDILLTDFDNSSSSPNSQSSKTLNASNNGFNNNSEYECSSLDNLIFEDMIGNGALAKSTPAPAPAPSTDESMLECHTDAVERPLSRVSNSSFLIKSPTTQIKSPRKYSVGEKPFKIQKPKYYQNFNDLQNLISSYNMELNYILLSEDSDNKNKEGKIGNQSGNHNNKKNNTDNSNHNNGHINQQANPPSTNFNEMGTTEAVPAQEIPTQNFPLLMGDDQSIMESIPTQAMESVMASNEELGTDMQNSILTGSYDSTGTTTTTMTDDSWDFKPPKMNNSKVPRSRRTKCLKKDSTVSMEAKLEYFNRVVQSARNNKLRGIFLRDHAASELAIGKNDYNTMELNLINIDSISQTLEIMMQGQSESFRTIWKIFRQQYDHEVYLTFQLSDEYAAVNDNEMEISIFTLMVPGHNPKHLMTGCQYLQLVNFILGKEYNHLINDNLAETTVGSDGKMISTQKHHASRVRSHVKKYLKRHVVKDIKRYTNEERSNVSEFHYQMILHNLVMGCILKKPFESKVSVALMELPKVKDALIKQADFFVFKRI is encoded by the coding sequence ATGGATCCTTTTGCTTATAATAAAAATTTGcccaatttcaaaactcCCAATGATCCTGCTTTAACTCTAGAAAGTAATGGTACTAGAGAAATTGGGTCATCGTTTAACAATGGAGATAAAGACCCAACCCTCTTTGCCATTTTTGATGCCCCAGAACATACGTTAAATACATTAAACGTTTTTGGGAATAATGAATTATCATTGCCTTTACAAGAGCCCCAGGAAAAAACTGAGGATTTTAGTAACAGTTACTGTACTGTCCCAAGGTCCAGTGCTAAGCTGGACGACAAGGATATATTGTTGAcagattttgataattcttcatcttctccCAATTCTCaatcttccaaaactttaaaTGCTAGTAATAATGGGTTTAATAACAATTCTGAGTACGAGTGCTCATCTTTAGACAACctaatctttgaagatatGATTGGTAATGGTGCTCTGGCAAAATCAACgccagcaccagcaccagcaccatcCACAGATGAAAGTATGCTTGAATGTCACACTGACGCCGTTGAGCGCCCTCTGTCGCGCGTCAGTAATTCGAGTTTCCTAATTAAGAGTCCGACGACACAAATTAAGTCGCCTAGAAAATATTCAGTGGGGGAAAAACCATTTAAAATACAAAAACCAAaatattatcaaaatttcaatgaCCTACAAAATTTAATAAGCTCTTATAATATGGAGCTCAATTATATCTTGCTATCTGAAGATTCtgataataaaaataagGAGGGCAAAATAGGGAATCAATCTGGtaatcataataataagaagaataatACTGATAATTCCAATCATAACAATGGTCACATTAATCAGCAAGCTAACCCACCCTCCACAAATTTTAATGAAATGGGTACTACAGAAGCTGTACCTGCTCAGGAAATTCCTACTCAAAATTTTCCGCTGCTAATGGGTGATGATCAATCAATTATGGAATCTATTCCTACTCAAGCCATGGAGTCCGTGATGGCTTCAAATGAGGAGCTAGGAACTGATATGCAAAATTCGATTTTGACCGGTAGCTACGACTCTACTGGCACGACTACAACCACTATGACGGATGATAGTTGGGACTTCAAACCGCCCAAGATGAACAATAGCAAAGTACCTAGATCAAGAAGAACTAAGtgtttgaaaaaagattcTACGGTTTCCATGGAAGctaaattggaatatttcAACAGAGTGGTTCAAAGTGCCAGAAACAATAAATTACGTGGAATTTTTCTCAGAGACCATGCTGCAAGTGAATTGGCcattggtaaaaatgaTTACAACACGATGgaattaaatttaataaataTCGATTCCATTTCACAAACGTTAGAAATAATGATGCAAGGTCAATCAGAGTCGTTTAGGActatttggaagattttcCGTCAACAATATGATCATGAAGTATATTTAACATTCCAACTTTCAGATGAATATGCCGCCGTAAATGACAATGAAATGGAGATTAGTATTTTCACACTGATGGTTCCTGGCCATAATCCTAAGCATCTAATGACTGGCTGCCAATATTTACAATTGGTAAACTTTATCTTGGGTAAAGAGTATAACcatttgatcaatgatAATTTAGCAGAAACTACTGTAGGATCTGATGGTAAGATGATTTCTACACAAAAGCATCATGCATCTCGAGTTAGATCTCATGTCAAAAAATACTTGAAAAGGCATGTCGTTAAAGATATTAAAAGATACACTAATGAAGAGCGTAGTAACGTTTCCGAATTCCATTACCAAATGATTTTACATAATTTGGTAATGGGATgtattttaaagaaacCGTTCGAAAGTAAAGTTTCTGTTGCTCTCATGGAATTACCAAAAGTCAAAGATGCACTGATTAAACAAGCAGACTTCtttgttttcaaaagaatataG
- the MRPL27 gene encoding mitochondrial 54S ribosomal protein mL41 (highly similar to gnl|GLV|CAGL0B03267g Candida glabrata CAGL0B03267g and similar to YBR282W uniprot|P36526 Saccharomyces cerevisiae YBR282W MRPL27 Mitochondrial ribosomal protein of the large subunit) yields MKPTSINCFQQSPINLLTRPWKRYRDGSLFYGQSKTGNRRTPITTKQGNKTLYKGTRSSGVGRHTRYGGYLINWNRVRTFVTPKNYNTDLKPLVSHNVPELKHSFKGYSQGSLDSQLYFEKLKEYIKYGKVPTAASDVNCHVERG; encoded by the coding sequence ATGAAACCTACTTCGATTAATTGCTTTCAACAATCTCCCATAAATCTTCTCACAAGACCATGGAAACGTTATAGAGATGGATCCCTTTTCTACGGTCAATCAAAGACTGGTAATAGACGTACACCAATAACCACCAAGCAAGGTAATAAAACCCTGTACAAAGGTACTCGTTCTTCAGGTGTTGGTAGACATACTAGATATGGTGGGTATTTGATTAATTGGAATAGAGTGCGTACTTTTGTCACGCcaaaaaattacaacaCAGATCTAAAACCATTGGTAAGTCATAACGTTCCTGAATTGAAACACAGTTTCAAAGGTTATTCTCAAGGTAGTTTGGATTCACAACtgtattttgaaaaactaAAGGAATACATTAAATATGGTAAAGTACCTACTGCAGCCTCCGATGTCAACTGTCACGTTGAAAGAGGTTAA
- the SSH1 gene encoding Ssh1p (highly similar to uniprot|P38353 Saccharomyces cerevisiae YBR283C SSH1 Subunit of the Ssh1 translocon complex Sec61p homolog involved in co-translational pathway of protein translocation not essential) — translation MAGFRLIDVVKPFLPLLPEVEIPYEKVPFDDKIVYTIIAALIYIFGQVPLAGVSKDESTVKDPIYFLRGVFAAEPKTLMEFGIFPLICSGLIMQLSAALRLIKVNFKLQHDRELFQSLTKMFALLQYFVLTNIFIVSGYYGENLTIVQIGLLNVQLVGAGLVAILLSEIIDKGFGFASGNMTIETVVIATNLVSDTLGIAQIKVDEEGNTEARGSLINLFQGLRSSNKTFLGGIISSFNRDYLPNLNTTFVVLAIGAAICYLQCLRVELPIRSTKARGLNNVYPIRLLHTGALPVVFGYVLLTIIHLIAFVLIQCIARNDPSSIICKIFGHYESVNNLLYAPTFPLSLLTPPRSFANGLLSQPLTFVVFSAFMLFNAIWFASKWQAISGSSARDLAVQFKEQGITLVGHREQSVARELGKVVPVASTTGAAILTVASVGGEFLGLKGKAAAMVIGVTSAFSLLEIISVDYQQSGGQSALAQVLGAPGRF, via the exons ATGGCAGGAT TTCGTTTAATTGATGTGGTAAAACCATTTTTGCCACTTTTACCAGAGGTTGAAATTCCATATGAAAAAGTTCCCTTTGACGATAAAATCGTCTATACCATTATAGCTGCATTGATCTATATCTTTGGACAAGTGCCACTAGCGGGTGTTTCGAAGGATGAAAGTACAGTTAAGGACCCAATCTACTTCTTGCGTGGTGTATTTGCAGCTGAACCCAAGACCCTAATGGAGTTTGGTATTTTCCCACTCATCTGTAGTGGGTTAATAATGCAATTATCTGCCGCACTACGTTTAATCAAAGTCAATTTCAAACTACAACATGATAGAGAATTGTTCCAAAGTTTGACCAAAATGTTTGCCCTTTTGCAATATTTCGTTTTGACAAACATCTTCATTGTATCTGGTTACTACGGTGAAAATTTAACGATTGTTCAAATCGGATTACTCAATGTACAATTGGTTGGTGCAGGTCTTGTTGCCATTCTATTGTCGGAAATTATCGACAAGGGCTTTGGATTTGCCTCTGGTAATATGACAATCGAAACAGTTGTGATTGCTACTAATTTGGTTTCTGATACTCTGGGTATTGCCCAAATTAAAGTTGACGAAGAGGGAAACACCGAGGCTCGCGGTTCTCTAATCAACCTGTTCCAAGGTTTAAGAAGTTCCAACAAGACCTTTTTGGGTGGTATTATCAGTTCATTTAACAGAGATTACTTGCCCAATTTGAACACAACTTTTGTTGTCCTAGCCATTGGTGCAGCTATCTGTTACCTACAGTGCCTACGTGTGGAATTACCAATTAGATCTACCAAAGCAAGAGGTCTCAACAATGTCTATCCAATTCGTCTTCTGCACACTGGTGCTTTGCCAGTAGTGTTTGGTTACGTTTTATTGACGATTATCCATCTAATTGCGTTCGTTCTTATTCAATGTATTGCCAGGAACGATCCTTCGAGCATCAtttgtaaaatctttggtCATTACGAAAGTGTTAACAATTTGTTGTATGCTCCAACTTTCCCACTATCTCTATTGACTCCACCAAGGTCTTTTGCAAATGGATTATTGAGTCAACCATTGACATTCGTCGTTTTCTCAGCATTCATGTTGTTCAATGCAATTTGGTTTGCATCTAAGTGGCAAGCAATTTCTGGGTCTTCTGCTCGTGATTTGGCCGTCCAATTCAAGGAACAAGGTATCACCCTAGTGGGCCACAGAGAACAAAGTGTTGCAAGAGAATTAGGCAAAGTTGTCCCAGTTGCTTCCACTACAGGTGCAGCTATCCTTACAGTGGCAAGTGTAGGTGGTGAATTCTTGGGTCTGAAGGGTAAGGCTGCTGCCATGGTGATTGGTGTCACCTCAGCATTCTCCCTATTAGAGATCATCTCTGTCGACTACCAACAAAGTGGTGGCCAAAGTGCATTGGCCCAGGTCTTGGGAGCTCCTGGACGTTTTTAA